CGGCGTCCGCGCGGGGCGGCGAGGCGCCCGCCCAGGCCGATCCATCGGACGCTCAGGCGGTCCGGTCGCCTGTCTGCGCCGTGGCGCCGGTGCGTGGGCCGCCGGGGTCGGACCGCTTCGCCAGGCGGCGTTCGAGGCCGAGGTAGAGCGCGATGGCGCCGCCCAGCGGCACCACGTAGTAGAGCGCCCGGTAGGCCAGCACGGCGCCCATCAGCGTGCCCTGCGGGACGCTGCCCGAGAGCAGGGCGAGGTAGACGGCCTCCAGCACGCCCAGGCCGGCGGGAACCGGCGTCAGCACGCCGATGATCGAGGCCGCCAGCAGCACGCTCAGGGTGGTCGCGTACGGCACCCGCCCGTTCAGGAGCAGGTACATCGCCGCGCCCATCAGCGACCAGTTGACGGCCGACACGGCCAGCTGCACCAGCGCGAGCCCGGGCGAGGGCAGGTGGATGTCGCGCCGGCGCACGCGCCAGACCCGGCCCCGGGCCAGCGCGCACGCGACGACGTAGACGCCGGCCAGGGCCAGCATGGCGAAGCCGATCGCCTGGAAGGCCGCGGGACTCAGCGGGATCTGCGGGGGCGGGCGGATGGCGCCGGCGGCGAACAGGCCGCCGGCCACCAGGGCATAGCCCATCCAGTTGGTCGCCACGCTCACGCCGACGATCTGCGCGATGGTGACCTCGTCCAGGCCGGCGCGCAGGTAGAGGCGCGCCCGGGTGGCGACGCCGCCGATGAGCGAACCCAGGTTGAGGGTGAAGCCGTAGCTCGCCAGCGCGATGCACCAGGTCAGCAGGCGCGGCAGCCGGTGGCCGGTGTGGCGCCGGCCCACCAGATCGAAGCAGGCGTACAGCGCGTGGCTGACGGTCGCCAGGCCGAGGACCTTCAGCAGGAACAGGGGCTCGTACCCCTTGAGGGCCTGCCAGGCGCCGGACCAGTCGATCCGGTGCGCCTGGGAGACCAGGAGCCCGAAGACGACCACGCCGAAGACCAGGGGTCCCCAGCGGCGGACGTGTTTCCACAGCACGGGCCATGCCGGTGCCAGCCGGGTCGGCCATGTCGCTGCTTGCTTGGTCGTCATGGCGGGAATGCTTCCGCCGCCGACCGCCGCCGAGGTCTGATTGCGGCCTGTCATGACGTAGGCTGAG
This genomic window from Comamonadaceae bacterium OTU4NAUVB1 contains:
- a CDS encoding lysylphosphatidylglycerol synthase domain-containing protein encodes the protein MTTKQAATWPTRLAPAWPVLWKHVRRWGPLVFGVVVFGLLVSQAHRIDWSGAWQALKGYEPLFLLKVLGLATVSHALYACFDLVGRRHTGHRLPRLLTWCIALASYGFTLNLGSLIGGVATRARLYLRAGLDEVTIAQIVGVSVATNWMGYALVAGGLFAAGAIRPPPQIPLSPAAFQAIGFAMLALAGVYVVACALARGRVWRVRRRDIHLPSPGLALVQLAVSAVNWSLMGAAMYLLLNGRVPYATTLSVLLAASIIGVLTPVPAGLGVLEAVYLALLSGSVPQGTLMGAVLAYRALYYVVPLGGAIALYLGLERRLAKRSDPGGPRTGATAQTGDRTA